GGTGTGCGAGGCGGCCGCCGCGGCCCGTGACGCCTTCGCCACCTGGTCCCGCACCCGCCCCGAGGAACGCGCCGCGATCCTCGACCGCGCCGCCGACCTGATGCAGCGCGACTTCCTCGCCAACGCCGCACTCGCGCAGGCGGAGAGCGGCGCGACCACCGGTACGGCCCGGGGCATGCAGGTCGCCGTGGGCGCGGCCCGCTTCCGGCGGTACGCGAAGGGCGCGCTGGAGCCGGTCGAGGAGGCCGTCCCCCCGCAGATCAACGAGGCGGGTCCGATGGGCCGTGCCGGGATCTTCGGGGCGCTCGCCGTCCGCCAGCCGGTCGGCGTCGTCACCTGCATCACCTCGTACAACAACCCCTGGGCCAACCCGGCCGGCAAGATCGCCCCAGCGCTCGCGATGGGCAACACGGTCGTCGTGAAACCGGCCCCGCAGGACCCGCTCTCCGTCTACCGGATGGCCGAGGCCCTCGCGGAAGCGGGCGTGCCGGCGGGCGTCGTCAACGTCGTCAGCGGTTCGGCCCCCGGAGTGGGCGAGGCCGCGGTCGACTCGCCGGACGTCGACATGGTCAGCTTCACCGGCTCCACGTCCGTCGGGCAGCGCATCGCCGAGATCTGCGGCCGGAGCATGAAGCGGCAGCTGATGGAGCTGGGCGGGAAGGGTGCGGCCGTCGTCCTCGACGACGCGGACCTCGACTCGGCAGTCGCCGGCATCGGGACGACGTTCTCGTTCTACAGCGGACAGATATGTACGGCTCCGACCCGCGTCCTGGTCCAGAGAGGCGTGCATGACGCGCTGATCGAGAAGCTCACCGCGTACGCCGGGTATCTGACGGTCGGCGATCCGAGGGCGAAGGGCACGGTCGTCGGTCCGGTCATCTCCGCCGCGCACCGCGACCGCATCGAGTCGTACGTGGAACTCGGGCGGAAGGAAGGGGCCCGGATCGTCACGGGCGGCGAGCGTCCGGAGCCGACCGGCCGCGGCTTCTACGTCGCCCCGACGCTGCTGGCCGACTGCACCAACGACATGCGGGTGGTGCGGGAGGAGATCTTCGGTCCGGTCGTGGTGGTCGTCCCCTTCGACGACGAGGAGGAGGGCATCGCGCTGGCCAACGACAGCGACTACGGACTGATCGACTACGTCTGGTCCGGCGACGTGGCCCGCGCCTTCCGGGTCGCGCGCAGACTGCGTGCGGGCGGGGTCGGGGTGAACACCATCGGCCGGAACATGGAGGCCCCGTTCGGCGGGTTCAAGCGGAGCGGTGTCGGGCGGGACGTCGGTTCGTACGCCCTGCACGCGTACAGCGAAACGCAGTCGATCGTCTGGCCGGGCTGAGGAGGATGCGGGTCTGAGGGGGCTCGCTCGCGCGCCGTGAGGCGGGGCGCCGGCCGGTCCGATTCGGGCGGCGGGCATGTATCTCGCCATCAAGTATCTTGACATCGAGAATAACTCCCGGCAGGCTGCCCTGGTCTGTATGTCTCTTGATGTCGAGATAACCGGGGGTGGGCGGTGCGCCGCACGGCGGGAAGCGGAAGCTCGGGGAAGAAGCAGGGTGCGGGTGGGCAGGGGCTGTTGGCCCAGCTGCGCAAGCCGCCGGGCGGCCGGGACGCCCGGATCATGCTGCTCGCCCTGGCCGTCGACCGCACCGGCTCCGGCCTGTGGGCCGCCTCCTCGGTCCTCTACCTCACCTTCGTCACGCATCTGAGCCCCCAGCAGATCGGCGTACTGCTGGGAGCGGCCGGGGTGGCGGGCATCGCCGGCTCCCCCCTGGCCGGACGGCTCGCCGGCCGCTTCCCGGTCCGCCCGCTGCTGATCGGCTGCCACCTGCTCCGGCTGCTCACCCTGGCCCTGGTGCTGACGTGCACCGGGTTCACGGCCCTGCTCCCCGTGATCGCGGCCACCTACCTCGGCGACCGGGCGGCGAAGACGCTGGAGATGCTGTTCGCCACCCGTGCGGCGGGCGAACGCCGGGCGGCCTACCAGGCGTTGTCCCGCAGCGCGGCCAACGCCGGCTACGGCGTCGGCGCCGGTCTTGCGGCCATCGGCCTGGCCATCGGCACCGCGGACGCCTACCGCGCCATGATCCTGGCCAACGCGCTGTCCTTCGCCGTCGCCGCCCTCCTGGTCCGGCGCACCGGCGAACCGCGCGACACGGTGACGGTGGAAGTGGCGAGGAGCGAGGCGCCCGGCGCCAACCCGGTGGCTCCCCGCGCCCCCGCCCGGCCCAAGGGCCCGTGGCGCGACCGCGGCTACCTCCGCTTTGTCCTCCTCGACATCCCGATGAACCTCGACGACTCCGTCCTCGGCGTCGGCCTGCCCCTGTGGCTGGTGAGCAGCACCTCCGCGCCCCACGCCCTCGTACCGGCCGTCCTCGTCATCAACACCGTGCTGGTCGTCACCCTCCAACTGGCCGTCTCCAAAAGGGCGGAGGGGCCGCACCGCGTGCTGCGCACGGTCGTCCTGTACGGAGTCCTGATGGCCGCGTGCTGCGCCCTGCTCGCCGCCGCCACCCGGTGCGGGACCTGGACGGCCGCGGTGGTCCTGCTCGCGGCGGCGGTGCTGGTCACCCTGGCGGAGCTGATGCGCTCGGTGAGCTCGTGGGAGCTGGCCGTCCTGCTCGCGCCGCCCGGCGAACGGGCCGCGTACCTGGGGGTGGCCGGCATGTCCCAGTCCATCCAGAAGTCCGCCGGGCCGCCGCTGCTGACGGGAGTGGTCATGGCGGCAGGACCGGCGGGCTGGCTGGTGCTCGGAACGGTGGTCGCGGGGCTCGCGCTCGTACAACAACGCTGCTGTGCGCAGCGGTTGCGTACCCTCGCGTCATCCGGCCCGGAGCGCGCGGCGGTGACCGCCTAACCCTCCAGGAACACCGGATTGGTGAGCGCCGCAAGGGCCCCGGGCAGTCCCGGCACCGAGACCGGGTGGCGGACCTCGGCGCGCACGTAGGCGGCGTAGGCGGGCGTCGTACGCCACTGCACCGTCTCCGTGCCCGACTCCGGGAGTGTGGCCGTGAACAGCGTGCCCTGGTCGGTGACGAAGTGCGCGGTGCAGCCTGGCGCCCCGGTGACCTCCAGCCGTACGGTGACGGGCGTGTCGTCCCCCGCGACCCGCAGCCGCTCCCCGATACCGGCATGCTGCCCGCGCCCGCCCGAGGCGCCGAAGGCCAGCGAGACGGCCGAGGACTCCGCGATGTAGGAGCGCCCGGCCCGGATCCCGGCCAGGACCGCCTCGCGCGACAGCTCGTCGGCGAGCACGACGGTCTGCGGGAGCCCCACCCTGTCCGGCTCCCGGTGGGCGTCGCTGTTGCCCATGGCCGGCACCCACGCACGACCTGAACGGGCCGCAGCCACGAGCGAGTTGTCCCACTCGGCGAGGGCGATCTCGTCCTCCGGGGTATACGCCCCGTTCCACACCTCCACCGCGTCCGCCTCGCCGAAGCCGAACTTCCAGTGGCAGCCGATGCAGGTGGCGTGCGGATGGGCGGGCACGACGAGACCACCGGCCCGGCGCACGGCCTTGGCGTAGTGCCCGAACCGGTTGTCCCTGGCCCGGTAGCGCCAGTCGACCCAGGTCCCCGCGTCGGTGCCGAGCGCGATCACGTGCCCGTTGCGGGTGGTGACCTCCTCGCCGGTGAGGACGAGCAGGTCGTCGCCCCACAGCCCGCCCCAAGCGCCGTGTGCGGACGTGGTGTTGTGCTCGCTGCTGTTGATGAAGTCGAGCCCGGCCGCACGGGCGGCGGCGGCGATCTCGGCCGGGGTCCGCTTTCCGTCCGAGTGCACGGAGTGCAGATGGCAGTCCCCGCGGTACCAGGCGCGCCCGCGCCCCTTGACGCGCTCCGGCGGATACACCGGCTCGGGCGTGGACCCGGCCGCGCCGAGGCGCAGGGTGACCGTCACCTCGTACGGCAGCCCCTCGGGCGCCACGGTGTACGGACCGAGGGCGATGTGCCAGGTCCCGGCCCGTACGGGCCCCGCGAGATAGCCGGGAGTCGCCTCGTCGGCCCGGATGAAGAAGCTGCTGCGCGCCCCGCCGGACCACCCGCGGAACCCCGGCCCGCCCAGGTCCGTGCCGCGCTCGTCGAAGATGCCGATGTCGAGGGCGTTGCCCTGCGTACCGGCGGGGACGGGCGGCTTCTCGTACGCGTACGAGACCGCGATCTCGGCGACGCCGCGCGGCACGTCGACCGGCAGGTAGACGTAGTCGGGCGACCCGGTGGGCAGGACGCCGCGCACGGTCCGGGTGCGGGTCGAGCCCTCCGGGGCGTCTGTTCCCTGGGCTTCTGCTTTCTGGGCGTCTGCGGCATCGGCGAAGCTCACGGTGGACAACGTGAGGGCGGTGGCGGCCGTGGTGACGAGAAGGCCGCGCCTGGCGATCGGACGGTGCGCGGGATGCGGTGCGGGCATGCGAGGGCTCCCGGGGCGTCGTGGGCCGAGACGAGGTCTCCGTACCCGACACCGTGGCGGGGCCCGTTGAACGCCGCGTGAACGCCGGGGAGCCGGCGGGACGGCCACCGGGGAGCCGGGCGGAATCCGCACCTCCCGCCACCCGGCCGGGGCGGCGCGAGGTGCGGAGGCTATGAGTTGCGCCGTGCCCGCGAGATGAGCACGAACGCGATGATGCCGACCACGATCACGGCCAGCACGATGCCCACGACCAGCCCGCCACCGAACCCGCCCGAGCCGTGCCTCCGCCGCTTCTTGCTCTTGCTCTTACTTTTGCTCTTGCTCTTGTACGTGTGCGCGGCCTCGCGCACCCCGGTGTGGACGGCTGCCGCACCGTCCGTCTGTCCCGCGCTCTGCACCGACGCGGTACGGGAGGCGGCGGAGGCAGGAGCCGGCGCGGCGGCAGTAGCCGCGACGGGTGCGCCGCCGACGAGTACGCCCGTCAGGAACAGAGCGGTGAGAGCGGTGCGTGTACGCGTACGAACCATGGTGATGGACCTCCCCCGAAGTCGCCGAAGGCTCGGCTTTGCGCACCGTACGGCATACGTTTGAGCCGCCACCAGACAACGACGGAGGTGTCCTCGAATGCGGATCGCCACAACGATCTTCCTCACCGACGAAACGATCACACCGGTGCGGCTCGCGCGCCAGCTTGAGCAGCGGGGATTCGCCGGGCTCTATCTTCCGGAGCACACGCACATTCCGGTGAGCAGGGAAACTCTTTACCCGGGGGGCGGCGACCTGCCGCCCGAGTACGGCCGCACCCTGGACCCGTTCGTCGCCCTCGGCCAGGCCGCCGCGGTGACCGAACGGCTGGCGCTCGGCACCGGAATCACGTTGATCACCCAGCACGACCCGATCGATCTGGCCAAGCAGATCGCCACCCTCGACCACCTGTCCGGCGGCCGTTTCACGCTGGGTCTCGGCTTCGGCTGGAACGTGGAGGAGGCGGCGGACCACGGGGTGAACTGGTCGACGCGCCGGGAGCTCGGCCGGGACCGGATGGCGCTGATGCGCGCCCTGTGGTCGTCGGAACCGACCGCGTACGAGGGTGAGTTCGGCTCCGTCCGGGCCAGCCACGCCTACCCGAAGCCCGTCCAGAAGCCCCGCGGCCCGGTGGTCGGCCCGCGCACCCTGATCGGCGGCGCGGCGGGCCCGAAGCTGTTCGCGCACATCGCGGAGTACGCGGACGGCTGGATGCCGATCGGCGGCCGGGGCCTGACGGAGTCGGTGCCGGTGCTTCGTACGGCCTGGGAGTCGGCGGGCCGCGACCCGAAGGACCTCCAGGTGATCCCGTACGCGGTCCTGCCCAGCCCGGGCAAGCTGGCGCACTACGCGGACCTGGGCATCGAGGAGGTCGTCCTCCAACTGCCCCCGGCTGCCGAACCGGAGGTCCTGCGGACGCTGGACGCGTACGCGGAGTACCTCTGAGAGGCGGCCGGCCGCCTCGGGCCGTCGTCAGCCGGCCGTGCCGGGCTTGACGCCCCATACGTAGACGCGGTCGTCCACCGCGAGGAGGTCCCACAGTGCCGCCGCGTCGTCCACGGTCAGGTTGACGCAGCCCGCCGAGCCGCCGCCGTCGTACAGGTCCCCCGGATGTCCGTGGAGGGCTTGTCCGCCGTCGAAGAACTGGGCGTACGGCATGGGTGCGTTGTCGTAGATCGTGGAGACGTGGTCGCGGTGGCGCCAGTAGATCGAGTGCCACCCCGGTCGGGTCTCCTGCGCGTCGCGGCCCGTACGGATGGGGGCGGGTCCGAAGACGACCCGCTTGCCCTTCTGCACCCACAGCAGTTGGCGGTCCATGTCGACGCAGGTGACGCGGGTGGTCTCGACCGGGCAGTGACCGGCGGCGTTCGGGGCGGGTGCCGCTTCGACGACCAGCACGGTGCGGTACGTGCCGAGGTCGGCGTGGCCGTCGGCGTGGGGCCGGCCGTGCGCGGTCTGGAAGGAGCGGATGGCCCGGCAGTCGGCCGCGGACTGGCGGCCGTCCACGGGCCGGCCCAGGTGCTTCTCCAGCTGCCGCTGGTACGGGCCGGCCGGGGCCGTGCACGCGGTGTCGTCCGCGGCGGAGGCGGCCGGGGCGGCGACCGAGGGGGCCGCGGTACACAACAGTGCCGTGGCCGCTGTGGCGACCACGGCACCGATGAGGCTGTTGGGGCGCACTGCCGGACCTCCTGGCGGATCGGGAACCGAAGTCCTGCCAGCCAAGCAGTGCGCCTGCCCGGCCGCCCATTGATGGGCGGCCGGGCGAGTGATCAGGTCAGGCGCGTGCACCCTCGTGGACGCGCTTCTTGCAGTCCTTGCCCTTGCAGGGCTCGCCGCGCTTGTTGGACAGCTCGACGGTGACGCCCTGCGAGCTGTTGGCCTCCGTTACCTCGTACGGCCCCGAGACGGGGTTGGCCGGCAGGACGTAGCCCTCCGGGACAGCGATCTCGCGAAGGTAGTACTCACCGAGGGGCAGATCGTCGAACGTGCACTCACCTGTGTCGTCGGTCGAGCACCCCGCGTCGGCGAGCGTGTCGGGATTCGTGCCGGTCGTCTGCAGTCCGGGCACGTCGTTGGTCTCGCGCCACAGCTCGAAGACGGCTCCGGCCAGCGGCTGCCCGTTCTTCGTGTCCGTCTTCTCCAGGGTGAGCGAACCCGTGACCGGCGGTACGGACTCTTCGGTGTTGGTGGCTTCGATCTGGACGCCGGTGTCGGCGTTGTCCTCTGTCAGTACGAGTGGTCCGAAGACGGCCGGGTCCGGCAGCTCGTAGCCGTCGGGTGCTGCGGTCTCTTGCCAGTAGTACGTGCCGGGCGTGGTCGTCTCGGCGCACACGCCGTTGGCCGGTGTGGTGCAGGTGGTCACCTGGGTGTCCGGTGTGGTGCCTGTGGTCTGGAGGCCGTCGACTCCGTTGGATTCGCGCCAGAGTTCGAAGTCTGCGCCGGCGAGCGGGTCGCCGGTCTCCGCGTCGGTCTTGAGGACCCGCACCTCGCCCGTGACCGGCGGTACGGACTCCTCGGTGTTGGTGGCTTCGATCTGGACGCCGGTGTCGGCGTTGTCCTCTGTCAGTACGAGTGGTCCGAAGACGGCCGGGTCCGGCAGCTCGTAGCCGTCAGGCGCTGCGGTCTCGCGCCAGTAGTACGTGCCGGGCGTGGTCGTCTCGGCGCACACGCCGTTGGCCGGTGTGGTGCAGGTGGTCACCTGGGTGTCCGGTGTGGTGCCTGTGGTCTGGAGGCCGTCGACTCCGTTGGTCTCGCGCCAGAGTTCGAAGTCTGCGCCGGCGAGCGGGTCGCCGGTCTCCGCGTCGGTCTTGAGGACCCGCACCTCGCCCGTGACCGGCTGCGGTCCGTCGCAGTCCGGGAGGTCGCCGTTGAACGGATACGCGTGGAACTCCTGGCCGCCACCGCCGGTCGCGGAGCTGGTGTGCGTCACCGAACCGGTGGTGAAGAACCTGCCGTTGACGCCCGGGAGGGACACGGTGGTCATCGAGGACTGCTCGCCCATCAGGAAGCTGCCCTGGAACTGACCCGTGCCCGCCAGGTCCACGCTGGTGGCGTCGGGGAAGTTCCACAGGAGACGTTCGCGGTAGGCGTTCAGCGGGTCGGTGTCGTCGTCGATTCCGCCGCTGAAGGTGTTGATCGTGCGGTCGGCCCCGATGACGTTGACCAGGATCGTCGCGTCGTCGGGGATGCCCGCGAAGACGACGCCCTGCTGGCCGCCGCCGTCGGCCGTCATGTCGAAGTCGACGTTGAAGACCTGGAGGGCGGACGTTCCGTCACCCGTGAAGAGCGTCTGCGTGCCCTGGTTGACCGCGGTCCCGGTCGGGGTCCGGAGCTCTCCGCCGGGCCGCGCGTAGCACTGGCTGGCGTCGGTGAGCTGGTCGCGCAGGTCCGCGTAGGGTTCCGCG
This genomic interval from Streptomyces sp. NBC_00464 contains the following:
- a CDS encoding aldehyde dehydrogenase family protein — its product is MTTTPQRLFIDGEWTEPADGHYEVVDPATEETVGFAPEASRAQVCEAAAAARDAFATWSRTRPEERAAILDRAADLMQRDFLANAALAQAESGATTGTARGMQVAVGAARFRRYAKGALEPVEEAVPPQINEAGPMGRAGIFGALAVRQPVGVVTCITSYNNPWANPAGKIAPALAMGNTVVVKPAPQDPLSVYRMAEALAEAGVPAGVVNVVSGSAPGVGEAAVDSPDVDMVSFTGSTSVGQRIAEICGRSMKRQLMELGGKGAAVVLDDADLDSAVAGIGTTFSFYSGQICTAPTRVLVQRGVHDALIEKLTAYAGYLTVGDPRAKGTVVGPVISAAHRDRIESYVELGRKEGARIVTGGERPEPTGRGFYVAPTLLADCTNDMRVVREEIFGPVVVVVPFDDEEEGIALANDSDYGLIDYVWSGDVARAFRVARRLRAGGVGVNTIGRNMEAPFGGFKRSGVGRDVGSYALHAYSETQSIVWPG
- a CDS encoding MFS transporter, with the protein product MRRTAGSGSSGKKQGAGGQGLLAQLRKPPGGRDARIMLLALAVDRTGSGLWAASSVLYLTFVTHLSPQQIGVLLGAAGVAGIAGSPLAGRLAGRFPVRPLLIGCHLLRLLTLALVLTCTGFTALLPVIAATYLGDRAAKTLEMLFATRAAGERRAAYQALSRSAANAGYGVGAGLAAIGLAIGTADAYRAMILANALSFAVAALLVRRTGEPRDTVTVEVARSEAPGANPVAPRAPARPKGPWRDRGYLRFVLLDIPMNLDDSVLGVGLPLWLVSSTSAPHALVPAVLVINTVLVVTLQLAVSKRAEGPHRVLRTVVLYGVLMAACCALLAAATRCGTWTAAVVLLAAAVLVTLAELMRSVSSWELAVLLAPPGERAAYLGVAGMSQSIQKSAGPPLLTGVVMAAGPAGWLVLGTVVAGLALVQQRCCAQRLRTLASSGPERAAVTA
- a CDS encoding CehA/McbA family metallohydrolase, with product MPAPHPAHRPIARRGLLVTTAATALTLSTVSFADAADAQKAEAQGTDAPEGSTRTRTVRGVLPTGSPDYVYLPVDVPRGVAEIAVSYAYEKPPVPAGTQGNALDIGIFDERGTDLGGPGFRGWSGGARSSFFIRADEATPGYLAGPVRAGTWHIALGPYTVAPEGLPYEVTVTLRLGAAGSTPEPVYPPERVKGRGRAWYRGDCHLHSVHSDGKRTPAEIAAAARAAGLDFINSSEHNTTSAHGAWGGLWGDDLLVLTGEEVTTRNGHVIALGTDAGTWVDWRYRARDNRFGHYAKAVRRAGGLVVPAHPHATCIGCHWKFGFGEADAVEVWNGAYTPEDEIALAEWDNSLVAAARSGRAWVPAMGNSDAHREPDRVGLPQTVVLADELSREAVLAGIRAGRSYIAESSAVSLAFGASGGRGQHAGIGERLRVAGDDTPVTVRLEVTGAPGCTAHFVTDQGTLFTATLPESGTETVQWRTTPAYAAYVRAEVRHPVSVPGLPGALAALTNPVFLEG
- a CDS encoding LLM class F420-dependent oxidoreductase — encoded protein: MRIATTIFLTDETITPVRLARQLEQRGFAGLYLPEHTHIPVSRETLYPGGGDLPPEYGRTLDPFVALGQAAAVTERLALGTGITLITQHDPIDLAKQIATLDHLSGGRFTLGLGFGWNVEEAADHGVNWSTRRELGRDRMALMRALWSSEPTAYEGEFGSVRASHAYPKPVQKPRGPVVGPRTLIGGAAGPKLFAHIAEYADGWMPIGGRGLTESVPVLRTAWESAGRDPKDLQVIPYAVLPSPGKLAHYADLGIEEVVLQLPPAAEPEVLRTLDAYAEYL
- a CDS encoding L,D-transpeptidase, which gives rise to MRPNSLIGAVVATAATALLCTAAPSVAAPAASAADDTACTAPAGPYQRQLEKHLGRPVDGRQSAADCRAIRSFQTAHGRPHADGHADLGTYRTVLVVEAAPAPNAAGHCPVETTRVTCVDMDRQLLWVQKGKRVVFGPAPIRTGRDAQETRPGWHSIYWRHRDHVSTIYDNAPMPYAQFFDGGQALHGHPGDLYDGGGSAGCVNLTVDDAAALWDLLAVDDRVYVWGVKPGTAG
- a CDS encoding choice-of-anchor A family protein; translated protein: MRPMTKRFAALRARARTTGAACAVLATVVPAFTLGLSATPAVAAPLPGGLGPCVPGDCPDPFPEINNGDFAGRDDAINIYVGDDFLVRGRAAEAEGRVVVLDDFDQDKDPEAGQSYNLGIVGVGSRVPPPVDSDFLTTGGDVTIAAGETLDTTGGIVDEVGTVRYAGAQTGTVTGALVQDPDAAEPYADLRDQLTDASQCYARPGGELRTPTGTAVNQGTQTLFTGDGTSALQVFNVDFDMTADGGGQQGVVFAGIPDDATILVNVIGADRTINTFSGGIDDDTDPLNAYRERLLWNFPDATSVDLAGTGQFQGSFLMGEQSSMTTVSLPGVNGRFFTTGSVTHTSSATGGGGQEFHAYPFNGDLPDCDGPQPVTGEVRVLKTDAETGDPLAGADFELWRETNGVDGLQTTGTTPDTQVTTCTTPANGVCAETTTPGTYYWRETAAPDGYELPDPAVFGPLVLTEDNADTGVQIEATNTEESVPPVTGEVRVLKTDAETGDPLAGADFELWRESNGVDGLQTTGTTPDTQVTTCTTPANGVCAETTTPGTYYWQETAAPDGYELPDPAVFGPLVLTEDNADTGVQIEATNTEESVPPVTGSLTLEKTDTKNGQPLAGAVFELWRETNDVPGLQTTGTNPDTLADAGCSTDDTGECTFDDLPLGEYYLREIAVPEGYVLPANPVSGPYEVTEANSSQGVTVELSNKRGEPCKGKDCKKRVHEGARA